In a single window of the Rhizobiaceae bacterium genome:
- the htpX gene encoding zinc metalloprotease HtpX, with protein MNLVRTAMLIAVLTALFMGVGYVLGGSGGMMTAFFIAAAMNLFSYWNADKLVLRMNRAVEVDARNAPEFYAIVAELAQRAGLPMPKVYLIDQPQPNAFATGRNPQNAAVAATTGLLQRLNADEVGAVMAHELAHIQHRDTLTMTITATLAGAISMIGNYALFFGGSRDNNNPLGAVGTIIAIIVAPFAAMLVQMAVSRTREYSADRRGAQICGNPLALASALSKIAQAAKRIENPPAERNPAMAHMFIYNPLHGERMDNLFSTHPNVENRIRALEDMAQPGTAAPTAQAPDAGPWGGAPQPSGPWGSATSEAQDDTAGPWGKPRGQPNDRWS; from the coding sequence ATGAACCTCGTCCGCACGGCAATGCTGATCGCAGTCCTTACCGCGCTCTTCATGGGCGTCGGTTATGTTCTCGGCGGAAGCGGCGGCATGATGACCGCATTCTTCATCGCCGCCGCGATGAACCTGTTCAGCTACTGGAACGCGGACAAGCTGGTGCTGCGCATGAACCGCGCGGTGGAGGTGGATGCGCGCAACGCGCCCGAATTCTACGCCATCGTGGCTGAGCTCGCGCAGCGCGCCGGACTGCCCATGCCGAAGGTCTACCTGATCGACCAGCCGCAGCCCAACGCATTCGCCACGGGCCGCAATCCGCAGAACGCGGCGGTCGCCGCAACCACCGGGCTCCTGCAAAGGCTGAATGCCGACGAGGTCGGCGCGGTCATGGCGCACGAACTGGCGCACATCCAGCATCGCGATACGCTGACCATGACGATCACCGCCACGCTTGCGGGCGCGATTTCGATGATCGGCAACTATGCGCTGTTTTTCGGAGGCAGCCGCGACAACAACAATCCGCTCGGCGCGGTCGGCACGATCATCGCCATCATCGTCGCGCCGTTCGCCGCCATGCTGGTGCAGATGGCGGTCAGCCGCACGCGCGAATATTCCGCCGACCGGCGCGGCGCGCAGATTTGCGGCAATCCGCTTGCGCTGGCCTCAGCCCTTTCGAAGATCGCGCAGGCCGCGAAGCGCATCGAGAACCCGCCCGCCGAGCGCAACCCGGCCATGGCGCACATGTTCATCTACAATCCGCTGCATGGAGAACGGATGGACAATCTGTTCTCGACGCATCCCAATGTGGAAAACCGCATCAGGGCGCTTGAGGACATGGCGCAACCGGGCACAGCCGCTCCCACCGCGCAGGCTCCCGATGCCGGACCCTGGGGCGGCGCGCCGCAGCCTTCCGGCCCGTGGGGCAGCGCGACCAGCGAGGCGCAGGACGACACTGCCGGGCCATGGGGCAAGCCGCGCGGACAACCCAACGACCGCTGGTCCTGA
- a CDS encoding methyltransferase domain-containing protein has translation MKASRPGKTDARPSETPGLPARMAAARLLAAVIDAHTSLDGLTDHDHGHPQFRALDMRDRALVRAILNAALRHRVTIAELIAARLERPLPGNASALQHILHVGAAQILFLDVPDSAAVDLAVSHAKSDPRTTRFANLVNAVLREIARRKERALPAVLARTDDAPDWFRQRLADAYGPEKAGRILAMHRVEAPLDLTVKSDAQGWAQRLGGIALPTGSVRIGKLGGPVTDLPGFAEGEWWVQDTAASLPARLLVDVAGLEVADLCAAPGGKTAQLALAGAKVTAVDTSRNRLRRLEANFARLGLSANMVEADIASWKPGATFDAILLDAPCSSTGTVRRHPDVPWTKTEADIAKLAGVQRRLLDAALDLLKPDGRIVFSNCSLDPLEGEELVAALLRDRADAIRADPVEPGEFDWSDAFRTAEGWLRTAPADLDLGDPALSGMDGFFAARFRRIA, from the coding sequence ATGAAAGCATCCCGCCCCGGCAAGACAGACGCCCGACCATCCGAAACACCCGGCCTGCCCGCGCGCATGGCGGCTGCCCGCCTGCTGGCGGCGGTCATCGACGCCCACACCTCGCTCGACGGGTTGACGGATCATGACCACGGCCATCCGCAGTTTCGCGCGCTCGACATGCGCGACCGCGCACTGGTGCGCGCGATCCTCAACGCCGCATTGCGCCACCGCGTCACCATCGCCGAACTGATCGCGGCCCGGCTGGAGCGCCCGCTGCCGGGCAATGCCAGCGCGCTCCAGCACATATTGCATGTCGGCGCGGCGCAGATCCTGTTTCTGGACGTGCCGGACAGCGCCGCCGTGGATCTTGCGGTCAGCCATGCCAAATCCGACCCCCGCACGACGCGCTTCGCCAACCTTGTCAACGCGGTGCTACGCGAAATCGCGCGGCGCAAGGAGCGCGCGCTTCCCGCCGTTCTGGCGCGCACCGACGACGCGCCGGACTGGTTCAGGCAGCGGCTCGCCGACGCCTACGGCCCGGAAAAGGCGGGCCGAATCCTCGCCATGCATCGCGTCGAAGCACCGCTCGACCTGACCGTCAAATCCGATGCCCAAGGCTGGGCGCAGCGGCTCGGCGGCATCGCACTGCCCACGGGTTCAGTACGCATCGGCAAACTGGGCGGCCCCGTCACCGACCTGCCCGGCTTCGCGGAAGGCGAATGGTGGGTGCAGGACACGGCGGCAAGCCTTCCCGCGCGGCTGCTCGTGGACGTAGCCGGGCTGGAGGTGGCGGACCTGTGCGCCGCGCCCGGCGGCAAGACCGCGCAACTGGCGCTGGCGGGTGCGAAGGTGACGGCGGTCGATACATCCCGCAACAGGCTGCGCCGTCTGGAAGCGAACTTCGCCCGGCTGGGATTGTCGGCCAATATGGTCGAGGCAGACATCGCATCGTGGAAGCCCGGCGCGACATTCGACGCCATCCTCCTCGACGCGCCCTGCTCCTCGACCGGAACGGTGCGCAGGCATCCCGATGTGCCGTGGACCAAGACCGAAGCCGACATCGCGAAGCTGGCGGGCGTGCAGCGCAGATTGCTGGATGCGGCGCTCGACCTGCTGAAACCCGACGGGCGCATCGTATTCTCCAACTGCTCGCTCGATCCGCTTGAAGGAGAGGAACTGGTCGCCGCGCTCCTGCGGGACCGCGCCGACGCCATCCGCGCCGATCCGGTAGAGCCCGGAGAGTTCGACTGGTCCGATGCTTTCAGGACCGCCGAAGGGTGGCTGCGCACCGCGCCCGCCGACCTCGACCTCGGCGATCCCGCATTGTCTGGCATGGACGGGTTTTTCGCCGCGCGGTTCAGGCGCATTGCCTAG
- the purH gene encoding bifunctional phosphoribosylaminoimidazolecarboxamide formyltransferase/IMP cyclohydrolase, with product MAVASKKIPAPDLVPIRRALISVSDKTGLEPFARALFHAGVELVSTGGTAKALAAAGVTVTDVSQLTGFPEIMDGRVKTLHPSVHGALLGIRDDAEHVAAMEQHGIAPIDLVVVNLYPFEEVRRSGADYPSIVENIDIGGPAMVRASAKNHAYVAIVTDPEDYASVQNALELNAGSLTYEFRKKLAAKAFARTAAYDAAISGWFAEALEIEHPTWRAFGGHLESVMRYGENPHQSAGLYLTGDVRPGVATARQLQGKQLSYNNINDTDAAFELVAEFDPARTAAVAIIKHANPCGVATGETLAEAYEKALACDPVSAFGGIVALNRQLDAEAAEAIVKVFTEVIIAPSATDEAAAIVAAKKNLRLLVTGGLPDPRAASQTVRSVAAGLLVQGRDNAVVDDMELKVVTKRAPTEREMQDLKFAFRVAKHVKSNAIVYVKDGATVGVGAGQMSRVDSSRIAARKAQDAADAAGSGEVLTKGSVVASDAFFPFADGLLAAVEAGATAVIQPGGSMRDEEVIAAADEHGIAMVFTGFRHFRH from the coding sequence ATGGCCGTCGCCTCCAAGAAAATACCCGCACCCGACCTTGTCCCGATTCGCCGCGCACTGATCTCCGTGTCCGACAAGACCGGGCTGGAACCGTTTGCCCGGGCGCTCTTCCACGCCGGGGTCGAGCTGGTTTCGACGGGCGGCACCGCCAAGGCGCTGGCGGCGGCGGGCGTGACCGTCACCGACGTTTCGCAACTGACCGGCTTTCCCGAGATCATGGACGGCCGCGTCAAGACGCTTCATCCTTCCGTGCATGGCGCGCTGCTCGGCATCCGCGACGATGCGGAGCATGTCGCCGCCATGGAGCAGCACGGCATAGCGCCCATCGATCTCGTGGTGGTGAATCTTTATCCGTTCGAGGAGGTGCGCCGCTCCGGCGCGGACTATCCGTCCATCGTCGAGAACATCGACATTGGCGGTCCCGCGATGGTGCGCGCCTCCGCGAAGAACCACGCCTATGTCGCCATCGTCACCGATCCCGAGGACTACGCATCGGTACAGAACGCGCTGGAACTCAACGCGGGCAGCCTGACCTACGAATTTCGCAAGAAGCTGGCCGCCAAGGCGTTCGCCCGCACCGCCGCCTATGACGCGGCGATTTCCGGCTGGTTCGCCGAGGCGCTGGAAATCGAGCATCCCACATGGCGGGCATTCGGGGGGCATCTCGAATCGGTGATGCGCTATGGCGAAAACCCCCACCAGAGCGCCGGGCTTTACCTCACCGGGGATGTACGCCCGGGCGTCGCGACCGCAAGGCAGCTCCAGGGCAAGCAGCTTTCCTACAACAACATCAACGACACGGACGCGGCCTTCGAACTTGTGGCCGAGTTCGACCCGGCGCGCACGGCGGCGGTTGCCATCATCAAGCATGCGAACCCCTGCGGCGTGGCGACCGGCGAAACGCTTGCCGAGGCCTATGAAAAGGCGCTCGCCTGCGATCCGGTGTCGGCGTTCGGCGGGATCGTAGCGCTCAATCGCCAGCTTGACGCTGAAGCCGCCGAAGCGATCGTCAAGGTGTTCACGGAAGTCATTATCGCGCCTTCCGCGACTGACGAGGCGGCGGCCATCGTCGCGGCGAAGAAGAACCTGCGCCTGCTGGTTACCGGGGGATTGCCGGACCCCCGCGCGGCCAGCCAGACGGTCAGGTCGGTCGCCGCCGGCCTGCTTGTGCAGGGCCGCGACAATGCGGTGGTGGACGACATGGAGCTAAAGGTCGTAACGAAGCGCGCGCCGACGGAACGCGAGATGCAGGACCTGAAATTCGCGTTCCGGGTCGCCAAGCACGTGAAGTCGAACGCCATTGTCTATGTGAAGGACGGTGCGACCGTCGGCGTCGGCGCAGGGCAGATGAGCCGCGTGGATTCATCGCGTATTGCCGCACGCAAGGCGCAGGATGCGGCCGACGCCGCCGGATCGGGCGAGGTCCTGACCAAAGGCTCGGTCGTCGCGTCGGATGCGTTCTTTCCCTTCGCGGACGGTCTGCTCGCGGCCGTCGAGGCAGGCGCCACCGCCGTCATCCAGCCGGGCGGCTCCATGCGCGACGAGGAAGTGATCGCCGCCGCCGATGAACATGGCATCGCAATGGTGTTCACCGGCTTCCGGCATTTCAGGCATTGA
- a CDS encoding DUF1674 domain-containing protein — protein sequence MTDNDNVSQENVKAPSRPLCDTARRALAEAEERRRLYREAEAKVPVEKGGRGGLEPGRYGDWEIKGLTTDF from the coding sequence ATGACCGATAACGACAACGTCAGCCAAGAAAATGTGAAAGCGCCTTCCCGGCCATTGTGCGACACTGCGCGCCGCGCGCTCGCCGAGGCCGAGGAGCGGCGTCGCCTCTATCGTGAGGCCGAAGCGAAGGTTCCGGTCGAGAAGGGCGGACGCGGCGGTCTCGAACCGGGTCGGTATGGCGATTGGGAGATCAAAGGACTTACCACCGATTTCTGA
- the acs gene encoding acetate--CoA ligase: MSEGQVYKVKAAWKKNALVDNETYLKWYAESVKNPDKFWGKHGKRIDWFKPFTKVKNTSFKGKVSIKWFEDGITNVSYNCIDRHLKKRGNQVAIIWEGDNPYDDKKITYNELHEHVCRLANVMKKHGVKRGDRVTIYMPMIPEAAYAMLACTRIGAIHSIVFGGFSPDALAGRIVDCESTFVITADEGLRGGRTIPLKENTDKAIDLAAKQYVMVKNVLVVRRTGGKIGWANGRDMWYHDEIQTVDAKCVPERMKAEDPLFILYTSGSTGKPKGVLHTTGGYLVFASMTHQYVFDYHDGDVYWCTADVGWVTGHSYIVYGPLANGATTLMFEGVPNYPSQSRFWDVVDKHKVNIFYTAPTAIRALMGAGDGPVKKTSRKSLRVLGSVGEPINPEAWEWYYNVVGEGRIPIVDTWWQTETGGILITPLPGATNLKPGSATRPFFGVQPQLVDNEGKVLEGAADGNLCIVDSWPGQMRTVYGDHERFVQTYFSTYKGKYFTGDGCRRDKDGYYWITGRVDDVINVSGHRMGTAEVESALVSHDKVSEAAVVGYPHDIKGQGIYCYVTLMAGVDGSEDLRKELVTHVRKEIGAIASPDKIQFAPGLPKTRSGKIMRRILRKIAEDDFGALGDTSTLADPAVVDDLIENRQNKR, translated from the coding sequence ATGTCGGAAGGACAGGTCTACAAGGTCAAGGCTGCGTGGAAGAAGAATGCGCTGGTCGACAACGAAACCTATCTCAAATGGTACGCGGAGAGCGTGAAGAACCCCGATAAATTCTGGGGCAAGCACGGCAAGCGCATCGACTGGTTCAAGCCTTTCACAAAGGTCAAGAACACCAGCTTCAAGGGCAAGGTCTCGATCAAGTGGTTCGAGGACGGGATCACCAACGTCTCCTACAATTGCATCGACCGCCACCTGAAGAAGCGGGGAAACCAGGTCGCCATCATCTGGGAAGGCGACAATCCCTATGACGACAAGAAGATCACCTACAACGAACTCCATGAGCATGTCTGCCGTCTCGCCAATGTGATGAAGAAGCATGGCGTGAAGCGGGGCGACCGTGTCACGATCTACATGCCGATGATACCCGAGGCGGCCTATGCGATGCTGGCCTGCACGCGTATCGGCGCGATCCATTCGATCGTGTTCGGCGGCTTCTCGCCCGACGCGCTGGCGGGGCGCATCGTCGATTGCGAATCGACCTTCGTCATCACCGCCGACGAGGGCCTGCGCGGCGGGCGCACCATTCCGCTGAAGGAAAACACCGACAAGGCCATCGACCTTGCGGCCAAGCAATATGTCATGGTCAAGAACGTGCTGGTGGTGCGCCGCACCGGCGGCAAGATCGGCTGGGCGAACGGTCGCGACATGTGGTACCACGACGAAATCCAGACCGTGGACGCCAAGTGCGTGCCGGAACGGATGAAGGCGGAAGACCCGCTTTTCATCCTCTATACGTCCGGCTCGACGGGCAAGCCGAAAGGCGTGCTGCACACCACGGGCGGCTATCTCGTCTTTGCCTCGATGACGCATCAATATGTGTTCGACTATCATGACGGCGACGTCTACTGGTGCACCGCCGATGTCGGCTGGGTCACGGGCCACAGCTATATCGTGTACGGCCCGCTGGCGAACGGCGCGACGACGCTGATGTTCGAGGGCGTGCCCAATTATCCAAGCCAGTCGCGCTTCTGGGACGTTGTGGACAAGCACAAGGTCAACATCTTCTACACCGCGCCCACCGCGATCCGCGCGCTGATGGGCGCTGGCGACGGCCCGGTGAAAAAGACCTCGCGCAAGTCGCTGCGCGTGCTGGGCTCGGTCGGCGAGCCGATCAACCCGGAAGCCTGGGAATGGTATTACAATGTGGTCGGCGAGGGGCGCATCCCGATCGTCGATACCTGGTGGCAGACGGAAACCGGCGGCATCCTGATTACGCCGCTGCCCGGCGCGACGAACCTCAAGCCCGGTTCGGCAACGCGGCCCTTCTTTGGTGTGCAGCCGCAACTGGTGGACAATGAAGGCAAGGTGCTGGAGGGCGCAGCCGACGGCAATCTCTGCATCGTCGATTCCTGGCCGGGGCAGATGCGCACCGTCTATGGGGACCATGAGCGTTTCGTGCAGACCTATTTCTCGACCTACAAGGGCAAGTACTTTACCGGCGACGGCTGCCGTCGCGACAAGGACGGCTACTACTGGATCACGGGTCGCGTCGATGACGTGATTAACGTATCCGGCCATCGCATGGGCACGGCGGAAGTCGAGTCCGCGCTGGTCAGCCATGACAAGGTGTCCGAGGCGGCGGTGGTCGGCTATCCGCACGACATCAAGGGGCAGGGCATTTACTGCTACGTGACGCTGATGGCGGGCGTGGACGGCTCGGAGGACCTGCGCAAGGAACTGGTGACGCATGTGCGCAAGGAAATCGGCGCAATTGCTTCGCCCGACAAGATCCAGTTCGCGCCGGGCCTGCCGAAAACCCGCTCCGGCAAGATCATGCGGCGCATCCTTCGCAAGATCGCCGAGGACGATTTCGGTGCGTTGGGCGATACGTCGACGCTTGCCGATCCGGCGGTCGTGGATGATTTGATCGAGAACCGGCAGAACAAGAGGTAG
- a CDS encoding transglutaminase family protein has protein sequence MLIRLGYEIEVACDSPMPLVSLLEIHPERRGDIRSEAPVATRPNVKSETYSDLYGNICRRFHVPVGDFAIRYDALVNDSGDTDEINPLARQMPVEKLPPEALSFLLGSRYCETDHLSDLAWSTFGSVPDGWARVQAICDYVHNRLSFGYGYARSTRTAAQAHDERVGVCRDFAHLAITLCRCMNIPARYVNGYLGDIGVPADPAPMDFSAWFEAFLDGKWYTFDARHNIPRIGRVVIARGRDATDVPLLHTFGRHELKLFKVWTYEEKGVPAVQMQQRVDRTQTAQILA, from the coding sequence ATGCTCATCCGCCTGGGTTACGAGATTGAAGTTGCCTGCGACAGCCCCATGCCACTCGTTTCGCTTCTGGAGATTCACCCGGAACGCCGCGGCGACATCAGGAGCGAGGCGCCTGTGGCCACGCGGCCAAATGTGAAGAGCGAAACCTATTCGGACCTCTACGGCAATATATGCCGCAGATTCCATGTTCCGGTCGGAGATTTCGCAATTCGCTACGATGCGCTGGTGAACGACAGCGGCGACACCGATGAGATCAATCCGCTGGCGCGGCAGATGCCGGTCGAAAAACTGCCGCCCGAGGCGCTCTCCTTCCTGCTTGGCAGCCGCTATTGCGAAACCGATCATCTGTCCGACCTCGCCTGGTCGACATTCGGCTCGGTGCCGGACGGCTGGGCGCGCGTGCAGGCGATCTGCGACTATGTCCACAATCGGCTGTCATTCGGCTACGGCTATGCCCGCTCGACGCGCACCGCCGCGCAGGCGCATGACGAACGCGTCGGCGTTTGCCGGGACTTTGCGCATCTGGCGATCACGCTGTGCCGCTGCATGAACATTCCGGCCCGCTATGTGAACGGCTATCTGGGCGACATAGGCGTGCCCGCCGATCCCGCGCCGATGGATTTCAGCGCGTGGTTCGAGGCCTTTCTCGACGGCAAATGGTACACCTTCGATGCGCGGCACAACATTCCTCGCATCGGGCGCGTGGTGATCGCGCGCGGTCGCGACGCAACCGACGTGCCGCTTCTCCACACATTCGGCCGCCATGAGCTGAAGCTGTTCAAGGTCTGGACCTATGAGGAAAAGGGCGTGCCAGCCGTCCAGATGCAGCAGCGGGTCGACCGGACCCAGACGGCACAGATACTCGCCTGA
- a CDS encoding heparinase II/III family protein, translating into MQRRLRTGPLYRWRFSGRTPERFRLVPPDLRLSDPSLAQEIYYGRFPFSGNVVDTGGVSPFQFTIANRGWLKALHGFRWLRHLRAAGTELASANARALVSDWIRQHGSRISGVAWEPGTVAKRIIAWLQHSSMLLGGPDRNFNRQFLKSVAVQVRYLRATAPEMPSGRERLRARVALAFSALALPASAGAQRNAVRSLDAELERQILPDGGHVSRNPLTLLELLADLLPLRQVYIGQALQPPASLLASIDRMIPAVRFFRHADGSIARFNGMGVTVYERVNAILRHDDIAGAPLLHAPHSGYDRLELGQTVVIADTGLPPPSVLSTAAHAGCLAFEMSSGRQCFIVNCGVDNYGPPELRPLARATAAHSTVTLNETSQARFIHPKLVQRIVGAPLTSGPTEVDCRRIDAPGMHGFIAAHDAYEPLFGIRHEREMQLSAEGNVLDGTDRFTGTDGMTILANGKDLAAIRFHVHPNIKVEKSSGGEVFLLGHSGECWVFLSPDVHPMIEESVYFASSSGARRTAQIVLFTLLSKTPVVRWRLVRETLDSRAARP; encoded by the coding sequence ATGCAGCGCAGATTGCGCACCGGACCACTGTATCGCTGGCGCTTCAGCGGACGCACGCCGGAGCGCTTTCGCCTTGTGCCGCCGGACCTGCGCCTGTCGGACCCCAGCCTTGCGCAGGAAATCTACTACGGGCGCTTTCCCTTCTCGGGCAATGTGGTGGACACGGGCGGCGTGTCGCCGTTCCAGTTCACGATCGCCAATCGCGGCTGGCTGAAGGCGCTTCACGGTTTTCGCTGGCTGCGCCATCTGCGCGCCGCCGGAACCGAGCTGGCCTCGGCCAATGCGCGCGCGCTCGTCTCCGACTGGATCAGGCAGCATGGCAGCCGCATTTCCGGCGTCGCCTGGGAACCCGGCACCGTGGCCAAGCGGATCATCGCCTGGCTCCAGCATTCCTCGATGTTGCTCGGCGGGCCGGACAGGAATTTCAACAGGCAGTTCCTGAAAAGCGTCGCGGTGCAGGTGCGCTACCTGCGCGCGACCGCGCCGGAAATGCCGTCCGGGCGCGAGCGGCTGCGGGCCCGCGTGGCTCTGGCCTTTTCAGCGCTTGCGCTCCCCGCGTCCGCTGGCGCGCAACGCAACGCCGTGCGCAGCCTCGACGCCGAACTCGAACGCCAGATCCTGCCCGATGGCGGCCACGTCTCGCGCAATCCGCTGACCCTGCTGGAGCTTCTGGCCGACCTGCTGCCGCTGAGGCAGGTCTATATCGGCCAGGCGCTGCAACCGCCCGCAAGCCTTCTGGCCAGCATCGACCGCATGATCCCCGCAGTCCGCTTCTTTCGCCACGCGGACGGCTCCATTGCCCGCTTCAACGGCATGGGCGTCACCGTCTATGAACGCGTCAACGCGATCCTGCGTCATGACGACATCGCCGGTGCGCCGCTGCTGCATGCGCCGCATTCGGGCTACGACAGGCTGGAACTCGGCCAGACCGTGGTGATCGCCGATACCGGCCTGCCGCCGCCCTCCGTGCTGTCGACTGCGGCGCATGCGGGCTGCCTCGCCTTCGAGATGTCGTCGGGACGGCAGTGCTTCATCGTCAATTGCGGGGTCGACAATTACGGTCCGCCGGAACTGCGACCTCTCGCCCGCGCCACCGCCGCCCATTCCACGGTGACGCTGAACGAGACATCGCAGGCCCGCTTCATCCACCCGAAGCTGGTTCAGCGCATTGTCGGCGCGCCGCTCACCAGCGGCCCGACCGAAGTGGACTGCAGGCGGATCGACGCGCCGGGTATGCATGGTTTCATCGCCGCGCACGACGCTTATGAGCCGTTGTTCGGCATTCGCCACGAACGCGAAATGCAATTGTCCGCCGAGGGCAATGTGCTCGACGGAACGGACAGGTTTACCGGAACGGACGGCATGACGATCCTCGCCAACGGCAAGGACCTCGCCGCCATCCGCTTTCATGTCCATCCCAACATCAAGGTCGAGAAAAGCAGCGGCGGCGAGGTTTTCCTGCTGGGACATTCCGGGGAATGCTGGGTTTTCCTTTCGCCCGATGTTCACCCGATGATCGAGGAATCCGTCTATTTCGCGAGTTCGAGTGGCGCGCGCCGCACCGCGCAGATCGTCCTTTTCACGCTGCTTTCCAAGACGCCCGTCGTCCGCTGGCGGCTGGTGCGCGAAACACTGGATTCCCGCGCAGCGCGCCCTTGA
- a CDS encoding MFS transporter — protein sequence MASPTDGRATRSGIWGWMLFDWAAQPFFTVVTTFIFGPYFVSRMASDPVTGQAAWGYAVALAGFVIAILSPVLGSIADETGRRKPWIAFFAAIKIASLTMLWFAAPGSPLVPVLLAFSLASIAAEFSTVFNDSMMPRLVPSAEIGRISNVAWGLGYLGGMVVLVFVVLCLAGSPTTGTTIIGMKPLFGLDPAQGEDARITGPISALWYFIFIMPMFLFTPDGARGKPLGKAVRQGLSELKSTLGEVRGRSGILRFLIARMIYQDGVNALLALGGVFAAAMFGWTITEIGLFGIILNVIAIFGCLVASRLDTALGSKAVVLVSIVLLAAATLGIVSTGTDYTLFGAIRFSGTGGEGLFSSPAEKAYIVYGLLIGIAFGPVQASSRSYLARSVSPEEAGRYFGIYALAGRATSFLAPFMVATVTALSGSTHLGMATILIFLVGGLLVLLPTPYPAANPKA from the coding sequence ATGGCTTCACCGACCGACGGCCGGGCCACCAGGTCCGGCATCTGGGGCTGGATGCTGTTCGACTGGGCGGCCCAGCCCTTCTTTACAGTCGTCACCACCTTCATCTTCGGTCCGTATTTCGTCTCGCGCATGGCGAGCGATCCCGTGACGGGACAGGCCGCGTGGGGCTATGCCGTTGCGCTGGCGGGTTTCGTGATCGCCATCCTTTCGCCCGTGCTCGGCTCGATTGCCGACGAGACCGGCAGGCGCAAGCCGTGGATCGCGTTTTTTGCCGCGATCAAGATCGCAAGCCTCACCATGCTCTGGTTCGCCGCCCCCGGCTCGCCACTGGTGCCCGTGCTGCTCGCCTTTTCGCTTGCGTCCATCGCCGCCGAGTTTTCCACGGTCTTCAACGACTCCATGATGCCGCGCCTCGTGCCGTCCGCCGAAATCGGGCGCATCTCCAATGTCGCATGGGGCCTCGGCTATCTCGGCGGCATGGTGGTGCTGGTCTTCGTCGTGCTCTGCCTTGCCGGATCACCGACGACCGGCACGACGATCATCGGCATGAAACCGCTGTTCGGCCTCGACCCGGCGCAGGGTGAGGACGCCCGGATCACCGGGCCGATTTCGGCGCTGTGGTATTTCATATTCATCATGCCGATGTTCCTTTTCACGCCGGATGGCGCGCGCGGCAAGCCGCTCGGCAAGGCAGTGCGGCAGGGCCTGTCGGAACTGAAATCGACGCTGGGTGAAGTGCGCGGGCGAAGCGGAATCCTGCGGTTCCTGATCGCGCGGATGATCTATCAGGACGGCGTCAACGCATTGCTGGCGCTGGGCGGCGTGTTCGCCGCCGCAATGTTCGGCTGGACCATCACCGAGATCGGCCTGTTCGGAATCATCCTCAACGTGATCGCCATTTTCGGCTGCCTGGTTGCCAGCCGGCTGGACACCGCGCTGGGATCGAAAGCGGTCGTGCTCGTGTCGATTGTGCTGCTGGCGGCAGCGACGCTCGGGATCGTATCGACGGGCACCGACTACACGCTGTTCGGCGCGATCCGGTTTTCGGGCACGGGCGGCGAGGGACTTTTCAGTTCGCCCGCCGAAAAGGCCTATATCGTCTACGGCCTTCTGATCGGCATTGCCTTCGGTCCGGTGCAGGCGTCCTCGCGCTCCTATCTGGCGCGCAGCGTGTCTCCCGAAGAGGCTGGCCGCTATTTCGGCATCTATGCGCTTGCGGGCCGCGCAACCAGTTTCCTTGCGCCATTCATGGTCGCCACCGTCACCGCGCTCAGCGGTTCGACGCATCTTGGCATGGCAACGATCCTGATTTTCCTTGTCGGAGGACTGCTGGTCCTGCTGCCGACGCCCTATCCGGCTGCGAACCCGAAAGCCTGA